From candidate division WOR-3 bacterium, one genomic window encodes:
- a CDS encoding endonuclease III, with translation MPDKSPWWVLISAVLSTRTRDNVTLEAVERLRVRAPDAHTLGRLSPAEVARVIYPVGFYRTKAKKLVKLAQKIEDEHQGQVPNSFEELVKLPAVGPKVANIVLAQGFGIPAIAVDTHVHRIANRLGLVRTKKPAETEKRLCEIVPVRFWREWNRLFVALGQTVCLPRKPLCQQCPLNSICLKRGTRAGKGQRGRRGGNFLHKLSSAEADAGAGR, from the coding sequence ATGCCGGATAAGAGTCCCTGGTGGGTGCTTATCAGTGCGGTTCTTTCTACCCGGACCCGGGATAATGTAACTTTAGAAGCGGTGGAGCGGTTGCGCGTGCGGGCGCCGGATGCTCATACGCTTGGCCGATTAAGTCCGGCTGAGGTCGCCAGAGTAATCTATCCAGTGGGATTTTACCGAACGAAGGCAAAGAAACTGGTGAAACTGGCACAGAAGATTGAAGATGAACACCAGGGTCAAGTCCCCAATTCGTTTGAGGAGCTGGTAAAGTTGCCCGCTGTCGGACCCAAGGTGGCGAATATCGTACTGGCTCAGGGGTTTGGGATTCCAGCGATAGCGGTTGATACCCATGTGCACCGCATTGCAAACCGACTCGGACTGGTTCGGACAAAAAAGCCGGCGGAGACCGAAAAGCGACTGTGTGAAATAGTGCCGGTCAGGTTCTGGCGAGAATGGAACCGGTTGTTTGTCGCGCTGGGACAAACGGTCTGTTTGCCGCGTAAGCCACTTTGCCAACAATGCCCGCTGAATTCTATCTGTCTTAAGCGGGGGACCAGAGCCGGGAAAGGACAACGCGGTAGGCGGGGTGGTAATTTTCTACATAAGTTGTCGAGTGCCGAGGCGGATGCTGGGGCTGGGCGATAA
- a CDS encoding serpin family protein, protein MNTIILIVSLFLSASRGAETGVIDAELVSAKNEFGFKVLSALVSTAPQENVFISPYSIATALTMTYNGAAGSTRTAMGATLGVGGLEVQRLNTGEKFLAARLQSAKPGLELLIANSLWARKGVAFNSAFLNTNKEFYQAVVATIDFNSPDAAKKINQWVKDKTKGKIDKVVDRIKPEAVLFLINAVFFKGRWQEKFDPRNSQDDKFYPDDAQPVLVKMMMRSGKFRYLETAEFQAVELPYDEGKVSMLIFLPARGKLDSLISHLSSSTWQEWWSRFRSREGTVWLPRFKMEYEKSLKEVLTELGMGVAFDLNQADFSLMGKGGPGFAIGDVKHKSFVEVNEEGTEAAAVTSVEMVLASVPPQPRFEMVINRPFLFAIQDNETGTILFLGAMRNPAAHN, encoded by the coding sequence ATGAACACCATCATTTTGATTGTCAGTCTTTTCTTATCCGCTTCGCGAGGAGCGGAAACCGGGGTAATTGATGCAGAGCTGGTTTCAGCAAAGAACGAGTTTGGGTTCAAGGTTCTTTCAGCACTTGTCAGTACAGCGCCGCAGGAAAATGTGTTTATCTCGCCTTACAGTATTGCCACTGCTTTGACAATGACCTATAATGGTGCTGCCGGTTCCACCCGTACCGCAATGGGGGCAACGCTTGGTGTTGGTGGTTTAGAGGTTCAGCGGCTTAACACCGGAGAAAAATTTCTTGCTGCAAGATTGCAGAGTGCTAAACCGGGTCTGGAACTGTTGATTGCTAACTCGCTCTGGGCGAGGAAAGGGGTGGCGTTTAATTCCGCTTTTTTGAACACTAACAAGGAGTTTTATCAGGCGGTGGTGGCGACGATTGATTTCAATAGCCCGGATGCAGCGAAAAAGATTAACCAATGGGTAAAGGATAAGACAAAAGGGAAAATCGACAAGGTCGTTGACCGGATTAAACCTGAGGCGGTGCTCTTTTTAATCAATGCGGTTTTCTTTAAGGGCAGATGGCAGGAGAAGTTCGACCCCAGGAACAGTCAGGATGATAAATTTTATCCGGATGATGCCCAACCGGTGCTTGTGAAGATGATGATGCGTTCGGGTAAATTCCGCTATCTGGAAACCGCGGAGTTTCAGGCGGTGGAGTTGCCTTACGATGAGGGCAAGGTTAGTATGCTGATATTTTTACCGGCCCGCGGTAAACTGGACAGTTTGATTTCCCATCTGTCATCTTCCACCTGGCAGGAGTGGTGGAGCAGATTTCGGTCACGGGAGGGAACGGTTTGGTTGCCACGCTTCAAAATGGAGTATGAGAAGAGTTTAAAAGAGGTTTTAACAGAATTGGGGATGGGCGTGGCGTTTGACCTGAATCAGGCCGATTTTTCTTTAATGGGTAAAGGCGGTCCGGGTTTTGCCATCGGTGATGTGAAGCATAAGAGTTTTGTTGAAGTCAATGAAGAGGGCACGGAGGCGGCTGCGGTGACATCGGTGGAAATGGTTCTTGCGTCGGTACCTCCGCAACCTCGTTTTGAGATGGTTATCAATCGACCTTTCCTCTTCGCAATCCAGGATAATGAAACCGGCACAATTTTATTTCTCGGTGCAATGCGAAACCCCGCAGCGCATAATTAA
- a CDS encoding radical SAM protein, with amino-acid sequence MIIKNYVYGPVPSRRLGLSLGLNIIPKKTCTLNCIYCQCGRTTKLTLARRSFYPIDEILKEVRTAVAQHRIDYLTFSGEGEPTLNKDIGKLIRLLKAEFKIPVAVITNSTLLLDPKVRHDLYPADLVVPSLDAADQKTFHRVNRCHPDLKVEKIVQGLKTFRRYYKGKLWLEIMLVKGVNDSPEHLMKLRRLAYEIKPDRVHLNTVVRPPAEKDALPLTMDDLNQVKLLFGPEAEIAFSPIKKRQRKFHGNSQKAVLAVVQNRPVTEEDLCRSLGIPAREIKPVLEKMVKEGLIKKVAFWGKTFYESR; translated from the coding sequence ATGATAATCAAAAATTATGTTTATGGCCCGGTACCTTCCCGACGTCTCGGGCTTTCTTTGGGATTAAACATTATCCCGAAGAAAACCTGCACCCTGAACTGCATCTACTGCCAGTGTGGCAGAACAACTAAACTCACCTTAGCACGCCGCTCATTCTACCCGATAGATGAAATTCTCAAGGAAGTGCGCACCGCAGTTGCTCAACATCGGATTGACTATCTCACCTTTTCCGGCGAAGGCGAACCCACCCTAAACAAAGACATTGGAAAACTCATCCGCCTTCTCAAAGCCGAGTTCAAAATCCCGGTAGCGGTCATCACCAATTCAACCCTTTTGTTGGACCCGAAGGTCCGCCACGACCTGTACCCGGCGGACTTGGTCGTTCCCAGCCTTGATGCCGCAGACCAGAAAACATTTCATCGCGTTAACCGGTGTCATCCAGACTTAAAGGTTGAAAAAATTGTTCAGGGGCTCAAGACATTTCGTCGTTACTATAAAGGAAAGTTGTGGCTGGAAATTATGCTGGTAAAAGGAGTTAACGACTCTCCTGAACATCTGATGAAACTTCGCCGGCTTGCCTATGAAATAAAGCCGGACCGGGTCCACCTGAACACTGTGGTGCGGCCGCCAGCAGAAAAAGACGCCCTGCCCCTAACAATGGACGACCTGAACCAGGTGAAACTGCTCTTTGGACCTGAAGCCGAAATCGCCTTCTCACCGATTAAAAAGAGACAGAGAAAATTCCACGGCAACAGCCAGAAAGCGGTCCTTGCCGTAGTGCAGAATAGACCTGTAACCGAAGAAGACCTCTGCCGTTCCCTCGGAATTCCTGCCCGTGAGATAAAGCCGGTACTCGAAAAAATGGTCAAAGAAGGTTTGATAAAAAAGGTCGCCTTCTGGGGAAAAACATTTTACGAATCCCGATAA
- a CDS encoding sigma 54-interacting transcriptional regulator: MTQRGSGENLQFSQPVGDRYYIEEILGGGETTEVYRVRDIVTGRYLALKTVRSGCPEEENVRLSREFFYLSQISHPGVVAVHDYGRITDGRAYFTMEYIPGVPITRYFGGGYDPRLNDVIVQILLALDAIHAQGMIHCDLKPEHILVVEDEGKFSVKLLDFGFAEDFCIVGPKNGKGTPGYVAPEILKGVDSDVRADLYALGMVIYETLTGIGPGRGADLLDWLRKQQQGDFAPPRSFNSDIPDKLDRLVMKLISPRPEQRPASAQAAIEELIGENLSNVALPALRRDIMASGFVAREEILQKLKEILRFVADGQSSVVCISGDRGVGKSRLLAEFKFYAEMEGASVFSFEPVSLNARSQSLIEALVGLLRSYGHTGAPLISVDAGRESNYRLFEWVTQRLKLVANSHRIKHSLVIIVDDFELFDPTSLDLLRYLALGVDTERVMLVVTGLKEKRFLDTIDGIKHRANFQHIVIPPFKRDEVKELVLSILGKVQDVEPLIDWLFEFTGGNPLWVVETIYELIEDKILVREMSGWNLAKDRLAAFRPPPSISDTIRQRVESLTPEEKSVLEIAAAAAGPFTLKLVRAALNLEEKVLFKAINRLKGLGFLRAFRAACPEDKFSFSPGWVLSSKILESVIVERLSVEERRENHRKVALALELLYPERVPEMVFDLAHHWTLAGVRDRAYDYSLRAGARAREWLLFEQALAFYENALSLSAGLITARERVGLLEKVGELRELTGRFAEAIDIYRQGMGLAVAESELARDKKFLARFLRRLGLVYQKQGLVADAINLLNQSLHLLSEDSLERARLLADLGWSYCGSGDFSHAEEVLTTALQLAEKLKSTVTVEANRLVGLILYYFAVLAWAKYDFVLALQLAERALDVFERLEEEIMKATVSQFIATLYTRRGEAEKAKEFYQRAVACQRRAGAVYYLLTSLQGLGLLSLDEGEWNQAEQYFKEALKIAEQVGNLSDQVNLYTMLGGVYDVKGLWSLAHDFYGRARTIVEQDEGKIGFRTRFALLCNIALLRAKQGELGAAEEYIAQAAKVIEGVDDSYLQFNLLVNQAEVALRAERLERAKGFLVRAFWIVAREPDWRKLAKLYILSSRLRLAAGDSHRAHYAASRALTLLRDYPSSLEFAIALRCSGLAKCKLDQMEKGQAELRRSIEILRQLGVKYELALSLSAPAKSLTGESRVSGLKVPITSRQVSREEFNEIKLNLKEAIGYFQELGAKPEAQECEQLLDTLDQAFGVLQLKAQERSEYLKVFYQLSELLNLGLSREDFLDRVLDLVLSVTKAERGLIFFIHGNRLIPVAARDIDHRTLEDATAVSQTVLRKVKRRGEPLISADALADPRLNSFNSVLLNKIRSLLCVPLIVEGKVIGTIYLDSRITSHLFLEEDRSLLLAVANLLAATIDRSTTFRELQEQISDIREGILVDAATGLFLGRSKAMRQVYQVIDRIAPTDCTVLLTGETGTGKGVLARLIHQRSGRKDNKFVAVNCGTLPETLFESELFGHARGSFTGAVKDKVGIFETAHGGTIFLDEITNTTLTIQAKLLQVLEEKVIRRVGETEPRMVDVRLICATNKNLAEEVKAGRFREDLYYRMNVVAIEVPPLRERVGDIPHLADYFLHSYATQLNKPILGFEDDVIAAFTQYHWPGNVRELQNTIERAVIMTQNRRISLADVGKPFTDMQITPEFPGNKKRTIDKEQVVNALKETNGNITRAAERLSTHRRQLQRLIKRYKIDLDSLRQA; the protein is encoded by the coding sequence ATGACGCAGCGGGGAAGTGGTGAAAATTTACAATTTTCTCAACCCGTTGGTGACCGGTATTACATTGAAGAAATCCTTGGTGGAGGAGAAACTACTGAGGTTTATCGGGTTCGCGACATTGTTACGGGCCGGTACCTCGCGCTGAAAACGGTACGTAGCGGGTGTCCTGAAGAAGAAAATGTAAGATTAAGCCGGGAATTTTTTTACCTTTCCCAAATTTCTCATCCCGGTGTGGTGGCGGTTCACGACTATGGCAGAATTACGGATGGTCGAGCCTATTTCACAATGGAGTATATCCCCGGAGTGCCGATAACCCGCTATTTTGGTGGTGGTTACGACCCGCGCTTAAACGATGTCATTGTGCAGATTCTTTTGGCACTGGATGCAATCCACGCCCAGGGAATGATACACTGCGATTTAAAACCCGAGCATATTCTGGTTGTTGAGGACGAGGGGAAATTCAGCGTCAAACTGCTCGATTTTGGGTTTGCCGAGGATTTTTGTATCGTAGGTCCGAAAAATGGAAAAGGCACACCTGGTTATGTAGCACCCGAGATACTGAAAGGGGTTGATTCTGATGTGCGGGCTGACCTTTACGCATTAGGGATGGTTATTTACGAGACATTAACGGGTATTGGTCCAGGAAGAGGGGCGGACCTTCTTGATTGGCTGAGGAAACAGCAACAAGGTGATTTTGCACCCCCTCGTTCCTTCAATTCTGATATCCCGGATAAACTGGACCGACTGGTGATGAAACTGATTAGCCCGCGTCCGGAGCAGCGACCGGCATCGGCACAAGCGGCCATTGAGGAGTTGATTGGCGAGAACTTGTCTAATGTTGCATTGCCGGCGTTGCGGCGGGACATAATGGCTTCCGGGTTTGTTGCCCGGGAAGAGATTCTTCAAAAGTTAAAAGAGATTTTGCGATTTGTTGCTGATGGTCAGTCGAGTGTGGTTTGTATTTCCGGTGACCGGGGTGTGGGTAAGAGCCGGCTGCTTGCTGAGTTCAAATTTTATGCAGAAATGGAGGGAGCATCGGTATTCTCTTTCGAGCCCGTGTCGCTCAACGCCCGTTCTCAGTCGCTTATCGAGGCGCTGGTTGGGCTCTTGCGTAGCTACGGCCATACCGGAGCACCATTAATTTCGGTGGATGCGGGCAGGGAGAGTAACTACCGTTTGTTTGAGTGGGTAACTCAACGATTGAAACTGGTGGCAAACTCCCATCGGATAAAACACAGTTTGGTAATTATTGTGGATGACTTTGAACTTTTTGACCCGACAAGTCTGGATTTACTCCGTTACCTGGCGTTGGGGGTTGATACGGAACGGGTGATGCTCGTGGTGACCGGGCTGAAAGAAAAACGCTTTCTGGATACGATTGATGGGATTAAGCACCGTGCTAATTTTCAACACATCGTTATTCCACCTTTTAAACGGGATGAGGTTAAAGAACTGGTGCTTTCCATATTAGGAAAGGTGCAGGATGTTGAACCTTTGATAGACTGGCTGTTTGAATTTACCGGCGGTAACCCGCTCTGGGTGGTGGAAACAATTTATGAGTTGATTGAAGATAAAATTTTGGTTAGAGAAATGTCGGGATGGAATCTGGCTAAAGACCGGCTGGCGGCTTTCCGCCCGCCACCATCAATTAGTGATACAATCCGCCAGCGCGTTGAATCGTTAACCCCGGAGGAAAAATCGGTCCTGGAGATTGCGGCAGCGGCTGCAGGGCCTTTTACTCTTAAGTTGGTGCGGGCGGCGCTTAACCTTGAAGAGAAGGTTTTATTTAAGGCGATTAACCGACTCAAGGGGCTTGGTTTTCTCAGGGCGTTCCGTGCCGCATGCCCGGAAGACAAATTCAGTTTTTCTCCGGGCTGGGTTCTCTCAAGTAAGATTCTCGAAAGCGTAATAGTTGAACGGCTGTCGGTTGAGGAACGGCGTGAGAACCATCGTAAAGTGGCGCTGGCTCTGGAGTTGCTTTATCCAGAACGAGTACCGGAGATGGTTTTTGACCTGGCACACCACTGGACACTTGCTGGTGTGCGGGACCGGGCTTATGACTACTCACTTCGCGCCGGGGCAAGAGCTAGGGAGTGGTTGCTCTTCGAGCAGGCGCTGGCGTTTTATGAAAACGCACTCAGCCTTTCAGCCGGTTTGATTACGGCGCGGGAGCGTGTTGGTTTGTTGGAGAAGGTTGGTGAACTGCGGGAACTGACCGGCAGATTTGCTGAGGCGATTGACATATATCGTCAGGGTATGGGGCTGGCGGTTGCTGAATCGGAACTTGCCCGGGATAAAAAGTTTCTTGCCCGATTTCTGCGTCGGCTCGGGCTGGTGTATCAAAAACAGGGGCTGGTAGCGGATGCGATAAACCTTTTGAATCAATCGCTTCATTTATTATCGGAAGACAGTTTGGAGCGGGCACGGCTTCTTGCCGACCTTGGTTGGTCCTATTGCGGGTCAGGAGATTTTAGCCATGCGGAGGAGGTTTTGACCACTGCTCTGCAACTGGCAGAAAAATTGAAGTCAACTGTGACCGTTGAAGCCAATCGGCTGGTGGGTTTGATACTTTACTACTTTGCGGTTCTTGCCTGGGCAAAATACGATTTTGTGCTGGCATTGCAGCTGGCGGAGCGAGCGCTGGATGTTTTTGAGCGTTTAGAAGAAGAGATAATGAAAGCAACGGTGAGTCAGTTTATAGCAACGCTTTACACTCGCCGGGGAGAAGCGGAAAAGGCAAAGGAGTTTTATCAGCGGGCTGTTGCGTGCCAGCGCCGGGCGGGTGCGGTTTATTATCTGCTTACATCGTTACAGGGGTTAGGTTTACTGTCTCTTGATGAGGGCGAGTGGAACCAGGCAGAGCAGTATTTCAAAGAGGCGCTGAAGATCGCGGAGCAAGTAGGCAACCTATCCGACCAAGTTAATCTCTATACGATGCTGGGTGGAGTATATGATGTCAAAGGTTTATGGTCTTTAGCACACGATTTTTATGGACGAGCCCGGACAATTGTTGAACAAGATGAAGGTAAGATTGGCTTTCGCACCCGATTTGCTCTTCTGTGCAATATCGCTTTGCTACGGGCTAAACAGGGTGAACTTGGAGCGGCAGAAGAGTATATCGCCCAGGCAGCAAAGGTAATTGAAGGGGTTGACGATTCGTATTTACAATTTAATCTGTTGGTAAACCAGGCTGAGGTTGCTTTACGGGCAGAGCGGTTGGAACGGGCAAAGGGATTCCTTGTCAGAGCATTCTGGATTGTGGCCAGGGAGCCGGACTGGCGCAAACTGGCAAAACTGTACATCCTTTCAAGCCGGCTCCGTCTTGCTGCCGGTGACAGTCATCGGGCGCACTATGCGGCAAGCAGGGCGCTAACCTTGCTTCGGGACTATCCATCTTCACTGGAGTTCGCCATCGCCCTACGGTGTTCGGGATTGGCAAAGTGCAAACTTGACCAGATGGAAAAGGGGCAGGCGGAGTTGAGACGCAGTATTGAAATCCTTCGGCAGTTAGGTGTTAAGTATGAACTGGCGCTTTCGCTGAGTGCGCCGGCTAAGAGTTTGACTGGGGAAAGCCGCGTCTCGGGTTTGAAGGTGCCGATTACCAGTCGGCAGGTTTCCCGGGAGGAGTTCAACGAGATAAAGTTGAATTTGAAGGAGGCGATTGGGTATTTTCAGGAGTTGGGAGCGAAGCCAGAGGCACAGGAGTGCGAACAACTTCTGGATACGCTGGATCAGGCGTTTGGCGTTTTGCAGTTAAAGGCGCAGGAGCGGAGTGAGTACCTGAAGGTCTTTTACCAGTTGAGTGAACTTTTAAATCTGGGATTGAGTCGTGAAGACTTCCTTGACCGGGTACTTGATTTAGTGCTTTCAGTTACCAAGGCAGAGAGGGGATTAATATTTTTTATCCATGGTAACCGGCTAATCCCGGTTGCAGCCCGGGATATTGACCATCGGACCCTTGAGGATGCAACCGCGGTTTCGCAAACGGTTTTACGCAAGGTCAAGCGGCGGGGTGAACCTTTAATCAGTGCCGATGCGCTTGCTGACCCGAGACTCAACAGTTTTAACAGCGTTCTATTAAACAAAATTCGCTCGCTTCTGTGTGTGCCGCTTATCGTAGAAGGTAAGGTGATTGGTACAATCTACCTTGACTCCCGAATTACATCCCATCTATTTTTAGAAGAGGACCGAAGTTTGCTGCTGGCGGTGGCGAATCTCCTGGCTGCAACGATTGACCGCTCAACAACCTTCCGGGAACTGCAGGAACAGATTTCAGATATTCGTGAAGGCATTTTAGTTGACGCGGCAACCGGTTTATTTCTGGGTAGGTCTAAAGCAATGCGACAGGTTTATCAGGTTATTGACCGGATTGCACCGACAGATTGCACGGTGTTACTGACCGGTGAGACTGGCACCGGCAAGGGTGTTCTGGCACGGCTGATTCATCAACGGAGCGGGCGTAAAGACAACAAGTTTGTTGCGGTGAACTGCGGAACTTTGCCCGAGACTTTGTTTGAATCTGAACTGTTCGGTCATGCCCGGGGTAGTTTTACCGGTGCGGTCAAGGATAAGGTCGGTATTTTTGAAACCGCACATGGGGGAACGATTTTCCTCGACGAGATTACCAACACCACCCTGACAATCCAGGCGAAACTTCTGCAGGTGCTGGAGGAAAAGGTGATTCGGCGGGTAGGCGAAACCGAACCCCGAATGGTTGATGTCCGTCTGATTTGTGCTACAAATAAAAACCTTGCCGAAGAGGTAAAAGCGGGTAGATTTCGAGAAGACCTCTACTATCGGATGAATGTTGTGGCGATAGAGGTGCCGCCGCTCAGGGAAAGGGTCGGCGACATACCTCACCTTGCCGACTATTTTCTGCACAGTTATGCGACACAGTTGAATAAACCTATACTGGGGTTTGAAGATGATGTGATTGCCGCCTTTACTCAGTACCACTGGCCCGGTAATGTCCGGGAACTTCAAAATACGATTGAAAGGGCGGTGATAATGACCCAGAACCGCCGAATTTCGCTTGCCGATGTGGGCAAACCATTCACCGATATGCAGATTACCCCAGAGTTTCCCGGAAATAAGAAACGGACAATTGACAAGGAGCAGGTGGTCAACGCATTAAAAGAAACAAACGGGAACATCACTCGAGCCGCGGAACGCCTTTCAACCCACAGGCGCCAACTCCAAAGGCTTATAAAACGATACAAAATAGACCTTGACAGCCTGCGGCAGGCGTAG